The following proteins are co-located in the Acidimicrobiales bacterium genome:
- a CDS encoding amidohydrolase family protein — MSYELVLAGGRVVDPETGFDRICDVGIDGDSVTAVGDRLDGTTTVDVRGLVVAPGFVDLHSHAQTLPGRRLQACDGVTTALDLEAGRSPVEIAYAREAKRGSPINYGFSASWAAARMHVMADGPLDGGAAAVFGGLAGTDWQQAATAAQVARILDQVSTDLAAGAVGVGVLVGYAPGVDPAEYLALAELAAAAGVPTFTHSRDIVELAPDTWIDGAEEIVRAAGTTGAHMHYCHINSTSGRHVDRVLALVGRCQAEGAHVTTEAYPYGSGSTAIGAAFLAPERLHERFRDTTAITYLRTGERIADAARLRELRATDPGGLVIVEFLDETEPSDAALLRRSLEFPDAIVASDGMPPLWSDTSRLDVTAWPLPPEAVTHPRTAGTFGRALRLWRQEGAPLMEAVRRATLLPALVLEGSVPAMRRKGRVQAGADADLVVFDEVGVTDQATYEASTRPSSGIAHVTVGGTFVVRDGELVPDALPGRAVGASPR; from the coding sequence GTGTCGTACGAGTTGGTCCTCGCCGGTGGCCGGGTCGTCGATCCGGAGACGGGCTTCGACCGGATCTGCGATGTGGGCATCGACGGCGACTCGGTCACGGCGGTCGGTGACCGCCTCGACGGCACGACGACCGTCGATGTCCGCGGGCTCGTCGTCGCCCCCGGTTTCGTCGACCTCCACAGCCACGCGCAGACGCTGCCGGGACGGCGGCTCCAGGCGTGTGACGGGGTCACGACTGCGCTCGACCTCGAAGCCGGTCGCTCGCCGGTGGAGATCGCGTATGCGAGAGAGGCGAAGCGGGGTTCCCCGATCAACTACGGCTTCTCGGCGTCATGGGCGGCCGCGCGCATGCACGTGATGGCCGACGGACCGCTCGACGGGGGTGCGGCGGCGGTCTTCGGCGGGTTGGCCGGCACCGATTGGCAGCAGGCGGCGACCGCAGCACAGGTGGCGCGGATCCTCGATCAGGTCTCGACCGACCTCGCCGCGGGTGCCGTCGGGGTCGGCGTGCTCGTCGGCTACGCGCCAGGGGTCGATCCGGCCGAGTACCTCGCCCTCGCGGAGCTGGCGGCCGCCGCCGGGGTGCCGACGTTCACGCACTCGCGTGACATCGTCGAGTTGGCTCCGGACACCTGGATCGACGGCGCGGAGGAGATCGTCCGGGCGGCAGGCACGACCGGCGCGCACATGCACTACTGCCACATCAACTCGACGTCGGGGCGCCACGTCGATCGGGTGCTGGCGCTGGTCGGCCGTTGCCAGGCGGAAGGCGCCCACGTCACGACCGAGGCGTACCCGTACGGGTCGGGATCGACGGCGATCGGCGCGGCGTTCCTCGCTCCGGAGCGGTTGCACGAGCGCTTCCGGGACACGACCGCGATCACGTACCTCCGCACCGGCGAGCGCATCGCCGACGCGGCCCGGCTCCGTGAGCTGCGGGCGACCGACCCCGGCGGTCTCGTCATCGTCGAGTTCCTCGACGAGACGGAACCGAGCGACGCCGCGCTGCTGCGGCGGTCCCTCGAGTTTCCCGACGCGATCGTCGCGAGCGACGGGATGCCGCCGCTGTGGAGCGACACATCGCGCCTGGACGTCACCGCCTGGCCCTTGCCGCCGGAAGCGGTCACCCACCCGCGCACTGCCGGCACGTTCGGGCGGGCCCTGCGGCTGTGGCGGCAGGAGGGGGCGCCGCTCATGGAGGCCGTTCGTCGCGCCACCCTGCTCCCTGCGCTGGTGCTCGAGGGCTCGGTCCCCGCGATGCGCCGCAAGGGCCGCGTGCAGGCCGGAGCGGACGCCGATCTCGTCGTGTTCGACGAGGTGGGCGTGACCGACCAGGCGACGTACGAAGCGTCCACGCGTCCGTCGTCCGGCATCGCCCACGTGACCGTCGGCGGGACCTTCGTGGTGCGCGACGGAGAGCTCGTGCCCGACGCTCTCCCGGGGCGCGCCGTGGGCGCCTCCCCCCGCTGA